Proteins found in one Pontibacter sp. SGAir0037 genomic segment:
- a CDS encoding M20/M25/M40 family metallo-hydrolase, whose translation MTKNSYLFRLLAVLLLIGLYFTNNTTTAQTISRQDNETKKMVDEISAQNLKALVEKMVTFETRHTLSTTTDKKRGIGAAREWVKSEFEKYAQASGGRMTVEMDRFVVKADGRRVPQDTEMANVIATLKGSDPNDDRVIIVGGHLDSRATDVMDAKSKAPGANDDASGVAIVMEMARIMASRNFPATLKFVAFQGEEQGLYGSSHLAERAKAEGWNLIAMLNNDIVGNSYSSEMGIHDNSRVRVFSEATPSAETEQQARLRRTLGAENDGDSRQLARYMKMAGEKYVDQIEVILGYRADRFLRGGDHTPFNNQGYAAVRMSEMNEDFDHQHQNVRKENGVQYGDLVEFMDFEYLRKNTGVNLATMASLALAPYAPEKVAVVTSGLTNKTELKWEAPAKGKKPAGYVVLMRETSSPTWERSFFVTGTTTTLTYSKDNYYFAVQAADANGNASLPVLPVPAR comes from the coding sequence ATGACTAAGAACAGCTACTTATTTCGCCTGCTGGCAGTACTACTGCTCATAGGCCTGTACTTTACAAACAATACTACTACAGCTCAAACCATCTCCCGCCAGGATAATGAAACAAAGAAAATGGTGGATGAGATATCGGCGCAAAACCTGAAGGCGCTGGTAGAGAAAATGGTAACATTTGAAACCCGCCATACCCTGAGCACCACTACCGATAAAAAACGTGGTATAGGAGCCGCACGTGAATGGGTAAAATCTGAGTTTGAGAAATATGCACAGGCTTCCGGCGGACGTATGACCGTGGAGATGGATCGCTTTGTAGTAAAAGCCGATGGCCGGCGCGTGCCACAGGATACTGAAATGGCCAATGTAATTGCCACTCTGAAAGGCTCTGACCCAAACGATGACCGTGTGATTATTGTAGGCGGCCACCTCGACTCACGCGCCACCGATGTGATGGATGCAAAAAGCAAAGCTCCTGGTGCCAACGATGATGCCTCCGGTGTGGCTATTGTCATGGAGATGGCCCGCATTATGGCTTCCCGCAACTTTCCGGCTACACTTAAGTTTGTTGCTTTCCAGGGCGAAGAACAAGGCTTATACGGTTCCTCTCATTTAGCTGAAAGAGCAAAAGCAGAAGGCTGGAACCTGATAGCCATGCTGAATAACGATATTGTAGGCAACTCTTATTCTTCCGAGATGGGCATACACGACAATTCCCGCGTTCGGGTTTTTAGCGAAGCAACTCCCTCTGCCGAAACAGAACAACAAGCCCGCCTGCGCAGAACCTTAGGCGCTGAAAACGACGGTGACAGCCGCCAACTTGCCCGCTACATGAAAATGGCTGGCGAAAAGTATGTAGACCAGATTGAGGTAATATTAGGTTACCGTGCCGACCGCTTCCTGCGTGGTGGCGACCATACTCCTTTTAATAACCAGGGCTATGCGGCAGTACGCATGAGCGAGATGAACGAAGACTTCGACCACCAGCACCAGAACGTGCGCAAAGAGAATGGTGTACAGTATGGCGACCTGGTAGAATTTATGGACTTTGAGTACCTGCGCAAAAATACTGGTGTTAACCTGGCCACTATGGCATCGCTGGCACTGGCTCCTTACGCCCCGGAAAAAGTAGCCGTAGTTACCTCCGGCTTAACCAATAAAACAGAACTGAAGTGGGAAGCTCCGGCTAAAGGCAAAAAGCCTGCGGGCTATGTCGTACTGATGCGTGAAACATCCAGCCCTACCTGGGAGCGCAGTTTCTTTGTGACAGGCACTACCACCACACTTACTTACTCGAAAGACAACTATTATTTTGCCGTACAGGCTGCCGATGCCAATGGTAATGCCAGCTTACCTGTATTGCCTGTTCCGGCCCGATAG
- the bla gene encoding subclass B1 metallo-beta-lactamase — MLQLLVAFLAIGFLPIQLVLAQEAEVQKIAPQVYRHTSYGMYGNSKVPANGLLIDTSDGVVIIDTAWDNEQTLQLLSWVKNNLKKPVKMCIVTHAHEDRLGGVEVLHQNNVIVFSTAQTAQIALEQHNLKIDSTLPLTLVNIGQQQLEVFYPGAGHAPDNIVVYLPEQKLLFGGCFVKDATAPNLGNLADADVNNWAGAIEKVQQKFPKAKTVIPGHGAIGNSKLLQHTKKLVLEQQQK; from the coding sequence ATGCTTCAATTACTGGTTGCTTTTTTGGCAATAGGCTTTTTACCGATACAGCTTGTTTTAGCGCAAGAGGCGGAGGTTCAAAAAATAGCGCCTCAGGTATACAGGCATACCTCCTATGGGATGTACGGCAACAGCAAGGTACCTGCCAACGGTTTGCTCATAGATACTTCGGACGGAGTTGTGATAATAGATACTGCCTGGGATAATGAACAGACGCTGCAGTTATTAAGCTGGGTTAAGAATAACCTGAAAAAGCCTGTCAAGATGTGCATTGTGACACATGCGCATGAAGATCGTTTAGGCGGTGTAGAGGTACTACATCAAAATAACGTTATTGTTTTTAGCACCGCACAAACAGCACAGATTGCACTGGAGCAACATAACCTTAAAATAGACTCTACCTTGCCTTTAACTTTGGTAAACATTGGGCAGCAACAGCTGGAGGTTTTTTATCCTGGAGCAGGCCATGCTCCCGATAATATTGTGGTGTACCTGCCAGAACAAAAGCTCCTGTTTGGCGGCTGCTTTGTAAAAGATGCCACAGCCCCCAATCTGGGTAATTTAGCCGATGCCGATGTAAACAATTGGGCAGGCGCCATTGAAAAGGTGCAGCAAAAGTTTCCGAAGGCAAAAACAGTTATTCCGGGACACGGGGCCATAGGAAATTCTAAATTGCTGCAACACACTAAAAAGCTCGTGCTGGAACAGCAACAAAAATAG
- a CDS encoding head GIN domain-containing protein — protein MKIMKSYPATAFVLAFAFLLLNVPAFAQSLRGNGNIQAQNRNVSGFKGINVSGGFAVEITQGNSESLRIEAEENLLGNIVTEVKGGVLHIYNEGSISTNKGMKAYITIRELNSIDISGGVKVTGNSTFKTKAMKFDMSGASKVKLALDADRLNADMSGASKVELSGRASEVSWSMSGASNVSAEELESKVVKVTASGASKIRVNATEKLDINASGASNIAYKGKPSITSDVSGGTKISSL, from the coding sequence ATGAAAATCATGAAATCTTACCCTGCCACTGCTTTTGTTTTAGCATTCGCTTTTTTGCTGTTAAACGTACCTGCTTTCGCGCAGAGCTTAAGAGGGAATGGCAACATCCAGGCGCAGAATCGAAATGTTTCTGGCTTTAAAGGTATAAATGTGAGCGGCGGTTTTGCCGTTGAGATAACCCAGGGCAACAGCGAATCTTTGCGTATAGAGGCCGAAGAAAACTTGTTAGGAAATATTGTTACAGAAGTAAAAGGAGGCGTACTGCACATCTATAATGAAGGCAGCATCAGCACCAATAAAGGTATGAAAGCCTACATTACCATAAGAGAGCTGAACAGTATTGATATTAGTGGAGGAGTAAAAGTAACAGGTAACTCTACCTTCAAAACAAAGGCAATGAAATTTGATATGAGTGGAGCTTCTAAGGTAAAGTTGGCTCTGGATGCAGACAGGCTGAATGCTGATATGAGTGGCGCCAGCAAAGTAGAGCTTTCAGGAAGAGCAAGCGAAGTAAGCTGGAGTATGTCTGGTGCCTCTAATGTAAGTGCTGAAGAACTAGAATCTAAAGTGGTGAAGGTAACAGCCAGCGGAGCCAGCAAAATAAGAGTAAACGCTACTGAAAAGCTCGACATCAATGCTTCCGGTGCCTCTAATATCGCCTACAAAGGCAAACCAAGCATTACTTCTGATGTTTCAGGTGGAACAAAGATTTCAAGCTTATAA
- a CDS encoding DUF721 domain-containing protein → MRYYKKKEEIDRRKADIQPVGESIKALLKAYRIQGKLNEVDLVQRWESIMGKPIAMKTKELYFKDHKLFVRLTSAPLKHELNMSKTKVADLLNKAMGEEVVKEVVFL, encoded by the coding sequence TTGACAGGCGTAAAGCTGATATACAGCCTGTGGGAGAAAGCATAAAGGCGCTGCTAAAGGCTTATCGCATACAAGGCAAGCTGAACGAGGTGGACCTGGTACAACGCTGGGAGTCTATTATGGGCAAACCCATTGCCATGAAAACGAAGGAACTTTACTTTAAAGATCATAAATTGTTTGTGCGCCTCACTTCGGCCCCACTTAAACACGAGCTGAACATGTCGAAAACGAAGGTTGCCGACCTACTGAACAAAGCCATGGGTGAAGAAGTGGTAAAAGAAGTCGTATTCTTGTAG
- a CDS encoding magnesium citrate secondary transporter produces MRTLRHPVFLICLILFCINQVLELAHIYIEYLFSYLDDLLSMPIVLTIILTAERLYFSDNRFVLPWHYTLAAVVLFSIFFEWLFPLFSQRHTADAWDMAAYAIGAVLFHFSINKPLP; encoded by the coding sequence ATGCGCACGCTACGGCATCCCGTCTTTCTTATCTGCCTTATTCTTTTCTGTATAAACCAAGTGCTGGAGCTAGCTCATATTTATATAGAATACCTGTTCAGTTACCTCGACGATCTGCTAAGCATGCCCATTGTGCTAACAATTATTTTAACGGCAGAGCGGCTATACTTTAGCGATAACCGATTTGTGCTACCCTGGCACTATACACTGGCAGCTGTTGTGCTTTTCAGTATCTTTTTTGAATGGCTTTTCCCGCTTTTTTCACAACGCCACACGGCTGATGCCTGGGATATGGCTGCCTACGCTATCGGGGCTGTCCTTTTTCATTTTAGTATTAATAAGCCTTTGCCATAA
- a CDS encoding acyl-CoA thioesterase, translating to MYTPAFRPVSYSRTTLTELMIPSYANFGGKIHGGILLSLMDKAAYACSAKHAGNYCVTVTVEGVHFLQPVEVGELVSLMASVNYVGNTSLMVGIKVIAENVKTGLVKHTNTSYFTMVAKGEDDKPTKVPGLILESRDDARRFLEAIRRRDLSQRYQSELKAAKSDISVEEELHKLEGQRCQLSFQSEL from the coding sequence ATGTATACACCAGCCTTTCGCCCTGTTTCCTATTCCCGCACCACCCTAACCGAACTCATGATTCCGAGTTACGCCAACTTTGGAGGCAAGATTCATGGAGGCATTCTGCTTTCGCTCATGGATAAGGCAGCCTATGCCTGTTCTGCCAAACATGCGGGTAATTACTGTGTAACTGTAACCGTAGAGGGTGTACATTTTCTGCAGCCTGTGGAGGTGGGGGAACTCGTTTCCCTTATGGCTTCTGTAAATTATGTAGGCAACACCTCCTTAATGGTAGGTATAAAAGTGATTGCTGAAAACGTAAAAACAGGTTTAGTAAAGCACACCAACACCTCCTACTTTACCATGGTAGCCAAAGGCGAAGACGATAAACCTACCAAGGTGCCAGGGCTTATACTCGAAAGCCGCGATGATGCCCGTCGGTTTCTGGAAGCCATCAGGAGAAGAGACCTTTCACAGCGCTATCAGTCTGAGCTAAAAGCAGCTAAAAGCGACATTAGTGTAGAAGAAGAACTACATAAACTGGAAGGCCAACGCTGCCAACTTTCTTTCCAATCAGAACTATAA